A portion of the Helicobacter jaachi genome contains these proteins:
- the neuB gene encoding N-acetylneuraminate synthase, whose protein sequence is MTKVLVIAEAGVNHNGDIHLAKKLIDVAVDAGADIVKFQTAKPENVVSRFAKKAEYQIENTGNAKESQLEMIQKLFLPDSAWSELMSYCKQKGIAFLSTPFDVKSVDFLANLGLELFKIPSGEITNLPYLRRVGKQQKRVILSTGMANLGEIESAINVLVECGTKREDITLMQCNTEYPTPFCDVNLKAIQSMQKAFRLPVGYSDHTTGIAIPFAAVGIGARVIEKHFTLDKNMEGPDHKASLEPHELKAMVDGIRQIEQALGDGIKRTMPSEAKNKPIARKSIVANRAIKKGEILSEENLYAKRPDEGISAMEWDRIIGTKAARDFEPDELIELDIYTKHS, encoded by the coding sequence ATGACAAAGGTCTTAGTAATTGCTGAAGCGGGCGTTAATCACAATGGCGATATACACCTTGCTAAAAAGCTCATTGATGTGGCAGTAGATGCGGGTGCAGATATTGTGAAATTCCAAACAGCAAAGCCTGAAAATGTCGTGAGTCGCTTTGCCAAAAAGGCAGAATATCAAATCGAAAATACGGGCAATGCCAAAGAATCCCAACTTGAAATGATACAAAAGCTCTTTTTGCCAGATAGCGCGTGGAGTGAGCTTATGAGCTACTGCAAGCAAAAGGGAATTGCATTTTTATCCACACCTTTTGATGTGAAGAGTGTAGATTTTTTGGCTAATCTTGGGCTAGAACTATTTAAAATCCCAAGTGGTGAAATTACCAATCTCCCTTATTTACGCCGCGTAGGCAAACAACAAAAGCGAGTTATTCTATCCACAGGTATGGCAAATCTAGGCGAGATAGAATCTGCGATTAATGTGCTTGTGGAATGCGGCACAAAGCGCGAAGATATCACGCTTATGCAATGTAATACCGAGTATCCTACACCATTTTGCGATGTCAATCTTAAAGCTATTCAAAGCATGCAAAAGGCTTTCCGCTTGCCTGTGGGCTATTCTGACCACACCACAGGCATTGCTATACCCTTTGCAGCGGTGGGCATTGGCGCTAGGGTAATTGAGAAGCATTTTACCCTTGATAAAAATATGGAGGGACCCGACCATAAAGCAAGCCTTGAGCCACATGAGTTAAAAGCAATGGTAGATGGCATTAGGCAAATTGAGCAAGCACTTGGCGATGGGATAAAGCGCACTATGCCTAGTGAAGCCAAAAATAAGCCTATCGCGCGTAAATCCATTGTGGCAAATCGCGCTATTAAAAAAGGCGAGATTTTAAGCGAAGAAAATCTCTATGCTAAACGCCCAGATGAGGGCATATCGGCCATGGAGTGGGATAGAATTATAGGCACAAAGGCGGCGCGCGATTTTGAGCCTGATGAGCTTATCGAGCTAGATATTTACACTAAACATTCATAA
- a CDS encoding SDR family NAD(P)-dependent oxidoreductase produces the protein MLDSTNIFGLRDKLCVVVGASSGLGMASAKMLDALGARVVGIARRQERLEQLQNECKNFRYRIYDFSKQEGIKDLIDSIVSEYGKISGMAYFAGFGRVNPLRSENLDAIKSLFDVHVFSAFECVRILCDRRRSEHISIVLASSIASILSVEGLSGYGCAKGAINALCMSSLKELARYGGRINAILPGEIDTEFTQPFKEIQSSAYKQELASYPLGRGEVGDVANLCAFLLSPLSRLITGQMIIIDGGRSRI, from the coding sequence ATGCTAGATTCTACCAATATCTTTGGGCTAAGGGATAAGCTCTGCGTGGTAGTGGGTGCGAGCAGCGGGCTAGGAATGGCGAGTGCAAAAATGCTAGATGCGCTAGGGGCTAGGGTGGTTGGCATTGCAAGACGGCAGGAGCGATTAGAGCAGCTACAAAATGAGTGTAAGAACTTTCGCTATAGAATCTATGATTTTAGCAAGCAAGAGGGTATTAAAGACTTGATAGATTCTATTGTTAGCGAATATGGCAAGATTAGCGGCATGGCGTATTTTGCAGGGTTTGGGCGAGTGAATCCACTACGCAGTGAGAATCTAGATGCCATCAAATCCCTCTTTGATGTGCATGTCTTTAGCGCGTTTGAATGTGTGCGCATTCTCTGCGATAGGCGCAGGAGTGAGCATATAAGCATAGTGCTTGCCTCTTCGATTGCCTCGATATTAAGCGTTGAAGGTTTAAGCGGCTATGGGTGTGCTAAAGGTGCGATAAATGCGCTTTGCATGAGCAGCCTCAAAGAGTTAGCGCGCTATGGGGGAAGAATTAATGCGATTTTACCCGGTGAAATCGATACGGAATTTACACAGCCCTTTAAAGAAATTCAATCAAGTGCGTATAAGCAAGAGCTAGCAAGCTATCCGCTTGGCAGAGGCGAGGTGGGCGATGTGGCAAATCTCTGTGCTTTTTTGCTCTCACCACTCTCCCGGCTTATCACAGGGCAGATGATTATTATCGATGGCGGGAGAAGTAGAATCTAG
- a CDS encoding ketoacyl-ACP synthase III, translated as MNATIEHARICHIATMLPSKRVQNALNPNFSERDKRKIIKTTGIQTRYELQRDYGNANDETLLDLYAPCAKACLEALKWELDSIDGLIVVSQQHEYKLPATACLLQEHLGLSSECFAYDIAMGCSGYVYGLYAAMSHINGGGARRILLFVGDAPSNITYHKDKSAALLFSDVGSCTALEYSQEAMRAHFRFSTIGSGFANIIAPFGGLKHPLTEQSFSEFIDSNGNANTQACQQINGIEVFDFTIKHLPPNIQKLLDYAHLSLEDIEKCYFHQANKMINDYLSAKLNIAHKAPLHIEHFGNASSASIPLLLCDNKQGRISDKTALLAGFGVGLSVGLVIVQNLECTTSLLYRVKEHIKHEEVR; from the coding sequence ATGAATGCAACCATAGAACACGCAAGGATTTGCCACATAGCCACCATGCTACCCTCTAAAAGGGTGCAAAACGCGCTTAATCCAAACTTCAGCGAGCGTGATAAGCGCAAAATCATCAAGACCACAGGCATACAAACGCGCTATGAGTTGCAGCGCGATTATGGGAATGCAAATGATGAAACACTGCTAGATTTATATGCTCCTTGCGCGAAAGCCTGCTTAGAGGCACTTAAATGGGAGCTAGATTCTATCGATGGGCTTATAGTGGTCTCACAGCAGCATGAATACAAGCTCCCAGCGACTGCATGCCTCTTGCAAGAGCATCTAGGGCTAAGTAGTGAGTGCTTTGCCTATGATATTGCTATGGGCTGCTCAGGCTATGTGTATGGACTCTATGCAGCCATGAGCCACATAAATGGTGGTGGTGCTAGGCGGATATTGCTTTTTGTAGGCGATGCACCCTCAAACATCACCTATCACAAGGATAAATCTGCGGCATTGCTTTTTAGCGATGTGGGCAGCTGCACGGCGCTAGAATATAGCCAAGAAGCGATGAGGGCGCATTTTAGATTCTCTACCATTGGCAGTGGGTTTGCAAATATCATAGCGCCCTTTGGTGGGCTAAAACACCCGCTCACAGAGCAATCTTTTAGCGAGTTTATCGATAGTAATGGCAATGCCAACACACAAGCCTGCCAGCAGATTAATGGCATAGAGGTGTTTGACTTTACTATTAAGCATCTGCCGCCAAATATCCAAAAACTGCTTGATTACGCGCATTTAAGCCTTGAAGATATAGAAAAATGCTATTTTCATCAGGCAAATAAGATGATAAATGACTATCTATCAGCCAAGCTTAACATCGCGCATAAAGCCCCTTTGCACATAGAGCATTTTGGGAATGCAAGTAGTGCGAGTATCCCCCTGCTGCTGTGTGATAATAAACAAGGGCGCATTAGCGATAAAACTGCCTTGCTAGCGGGATTTGGCGTGGGATTAAGTGTAGGGCTAGTGATAGTGCAGAATCTAGAATGCACCACAAGCTTGCTCTATCGTGTCAAAGAACATATAAAGCATGAGGAGGTGCGATAA
- a CDS encoding acyltransferase encodes MIDQLMRAQRNAGHYTQDELDSMGFKSLGQNVLISRLARIYGASKISIGSNVRIDDFVILSGVIRLGSFVHIGAFASITGGNGLDSSVCFGDFCGMSSYSKIFATSDDFVGGYLVGPCVLDSMRNVKASHIVLTKHCHIGSHSLVLPKSRFELGACLGPMSLNMGRTLKAWAYYYGNPAKKIYSIDSAQILQKEAMLLTINGGGAELNFS; translated from the coding sequence ATGATAGACCAACTTATGCGTGCGCAACGCAACGCAGGGCATTATACGCAAGATGAGCTAGATTCTATGGGATTTAAGTCATTGGGTCAAAATGTGCTTATCTCGCGGCTTGCTAGAATCTATGGTGCTAGCAAAATTAGCATTGGCAGTAATGTGCGCATTGATGATTTTGTGATTTTAAGCGGCGTAATAAGGCTTGGGAGCTTTGTGCATATTGGCGCGTTTGCGAGTATCACAGGCGGGAATGGGCTAGATTCTAGCGTGTGTTTTGGCGATTTTTGCGGTATGAGCAGCTATAGCAAGATTTTTGCTACAAGCGATGATTTTGTGGGCGGCTATTTGGTGGGACCTTGCGTGCTAGATTCTATGCGCAATGTCAAAGCTTCGCATATCGTGCTTACGAAGCACTGCCACATCGGCAGCCATAGCCTCGTGCTGCCAAAAAGCCGCTTTGAGCTTGGCGCGTGCTTAGGACCTATGAGCCTTAATATGGGGCGCACGCTAAAAGCATGGGCGTATTATTATGGGAATCCGGCGAAAAAAATTTATAGTATAGATTCTGCACAAATCTTGCAAAAAGAGGCAATGTTACTTACAATTAATGGGGGGGGGGCAGAACTAAATTTCTCCTAA
- a CDS encoding SDR family NAD(P)-dependent oxidoreductase, whose product MTLFEPRLFAGKSFLISGASSGIGAHIALSLNALGARVLALGRDKARLESKRELAPHKELFIPIIKDISEIAGLDSFSLNLAREYGSLDGAVLSAGLQQTAPISSALSVENARTIFDVNYFGNLQLLKGLLDRRAKSVQGASFVWISSNASVKAQKGISNYAASKAAINAAVRSIALEIAPKYRINAISPGFTKTEMIEKWSAIYDSAYIESMDKAYPLGIGSVEDISPLVSFLLSPGARWITGQNIVLDGGGSL is encoded by the coding sequence ATGACACTTTTTGAACCACGCCTTTTTGCTGGAAAAAGCTTTCTAATAAGTGGTGCGAGCAGCGGCATAGGCGCACATATAGCCCTAAGCCTTAATGCGCTAGGCGCGCGCGTGCTAGCACTTGGGCGCGATAAGGCACGGCTAGAATCTAAGCGCGAATTAGCCCCGCATAAAGAGCTATTTATCCCCATTATCAAGGATATTAGTGAAATTGCTGGGCTTGATAGCTTTTCTTTGAATCTCGCTAGAGAATATGGCAGCCTCGATGGAGCCGTGCTATCTGCTGGTCTCCAGCAGACAGCACCGATTTCATCGGCGCTGTCTGTGGAAAACGCACGCACGATTTTTGATGTCAATTACTTTGGGAATCTGCAGCTGCTTAAAGGCTTGCTTGATAGGCGCGCGAAGTCTGTGCAGGGCGCTAGCTTTGTGTGGATTAGCTCAAATGCGAGTGTGAAAGCGCAAAAAGGCATTAGCAACTATGCAGCAAGTAAAGCCGCCATAAATGCCGCTGTGCGCTCAATCGCCCTAGAAATCGCGCCAAAATACCGCATAAACGCCATCTCTCCGGGCTTTACCAAAACAGAGATGATAGAAAAGTGGAGCGCCATATACGATAGCGCGTATATAGAATCTATGGACAAAGCCTACCCGCTAGGCATAGGCAGTGTGGAGGATATAAGCCCGCTTGTGAGCTTTTTGCTAAGTCCGGGGGCGCGCTGGATTACGGGGCAGAATATCGTGCTTGATGGCGGAGGGAGCTTGTGA
- a CDS encoding phosphopantetheine-binding protein has translation MTTQTFLTHLADAMQRDEPLSAQMRLDSIEEWDSLAVVSLIALFHSLFGMQISGNDLAKCECISDIIALAGAHIEA, from the coding sequence ATGACTACACAAACCTTTCTCACTCACCTAGCCGATGCCATGCAGCGCGATGAGCCGCTAAGCGCGCAGATGCGCCTAGATTCTATAGAAGAATGGGATAGCTTGGCTGTGGTTTCGCTTATCGCGCTATTTCATAGCCTCTTTGGCATGCAAATAAGCGGCAATGACTTAGCAAAATGCGAATGTATAAGCGATATTATCGCGCTAGCAGGCGCGCATATAGAGGCGTAA
- a CDS encoding 3-oxoacyl-ACP synthase, whose product MRAVFHHAILRGIITLVPPRQIDIDSELHTIYKGDEKALARIKKVIGLQSRHVADTHITASDIGEQAANILLDSLHIPRDSIDALIFVTQTPDYILPASACYLHGRLGLSEQCASFDINQACSGYLYGLYMAHSLIESGGARRVLLLCGDTLSRYVNPLDSNLAPIIGDGVSASLLEYTPNDNPAYIELGAKGEKFYELIIPQGACRTPTPSIIPESKVFEVSNVRSLSDMYMDGAAIFNFAVMHYPKSFAQILAFAQIEAQDIDYFFFHQANKYIVDNIARALKLPKDKVPNTTTNKYGNLSGCSVPATICDTLGAEWAENGSTSGSKGANLDSIRATPLKIHLAGFGAGLAWGNAILGLDSLFFSKKVGVYDEGK is encoded by the coding sequence ATGAGGGCAGTATTTCATCATGCTATCTTGCGAGGTATTATCACACTTGTCCCGCCGCGACAAATCGATATAGATTCTGAACTGCACACTATCTACAAAGGCGATGAGAAAGCCCTAGCACGCATTAAAAAGGTCATCGGTTTGCAGAGCCGCCATGTCGCAGATACGCACATTACCGCTAGCGATATAGGCGAGCAGGCGGCAAATATCTTGCTAGATTCTCTACACATTCCGCGAGATAGCATTGATGCGCTTATTTTTGTAACGCAAACGCCTGATTATATCCTGCCTGCTAGTGCGTGCTACCTGCATGGGCGACTAGGCTTAAGCGAGCAGTGCGCAAGCTTTGATATTAATCAAGCCTGCAGCGGCTATCTCTATGGGCTTTATATGGCGCATAGCCTTATTGAGAGCGGTGGGGCTAGGCGCGTGCTACTCCTCTGTGGCGATACGCTTAGCCGCTATGTCAATCCGCTAGATTCTAATCTAGCACCCATTATCGGCGATGGCGTGAGCGCAAGTCTGCTTGAATACACGCCAAATGATAATCCTGCCTATATCGAGCTAGGCGCTAAGGGCGAGAAATTCTATGAGCTTATTATCCCACAAGGTGCGTGCAGGACGCCCACACCTAGCATAATCCCTGAAAGCAAGGTCTTTGAAGTATCAAATGTGCGCAGCCTTAGCGATATGTATATGGATGGCGCGGCGATTTTTAACTTTGCTGTTATGCACTACCCTAAGAGCTTTGCACAAATACTTGCATTCGCGCAGATAGAGGCGCAGGATATAGATTATTTTTTCTTTCATCAGGCGAATAAATACATTGTCGATAATATCGCGCGCGCGCTCAAGCTCCCTAAAGACAAAGTCCCAAACACCACGACAAACAAGTATGGCAATCTAAGCGGCTGCTCCGTGCCTGCTACGATTTGCGATACTTTGGGTGCGGAGTGGGCAGAAAATGGCTCTACAAGTGGCTCTAAGGGCGCGAATTTAGATTCTATACGCGCAACACCCTTAAAAATACATTTAGCCGGCTTTGGCGCGGGACTAGCCTGGGGCAATGCTATTTTAGGGCTAGATTCTCTATTTTTTAGCAAAAAGGTAGGGGTGTATGATGAGGGGAAATAG
- a CDS encoding acyltransferase, translating into MNDFMTQTMRAQDNSGFYTQAELASFGFKSLGRDVLLSRKAVIYTPQKISIGDCVRIDDFVILSGAIKLGRFIHISAQATITGGNGLDSSVELGDFCSLSLGSKILSISDDLASGVLVNSCVPSMYRNVKQSHIVLPKHNHIAAMSLVLPNTTFEEGANLGPQSLVGDTTLKGFGYYFGAPARLLKMLDKNALKEREARFLNEHEKIVSTFNGGGGRSNEAKIKISRLYAHTHTAHFLHTRARLSQTPRSQAPHTPQFLSVPRGFAHKGAA; encoded by the coding sequence ATGAATGATTTTATGACCCAAACCATGCGCGCACAGGATAATAGCGGCTTTTATACACAAGCAGAGCTAGCAAGCTTTGGCTTTAAATCGCTTGGACGTGATGTGCTACTCTCGCGCAAGGCAGTGATTTACACACCGCAAAAAATTAGCATTGGCGATTGCGTGCGCATTGATGATTTTGTGATTTTAAGCGGCGCGATAAAGCTAGGGCGCTTTATCCACATATCTGCGCAGGCGACTATCACAGGCGGGAATGGGCTAGATTCTAGCGTGGAGTTAGGCGATTTCTGCTCGCTCTCCCTTGGGAGCAAAATACTCTCCATAAGCGATGATTTAGCCTCTGGCGTGCTGGTAAATTCCTGCGTGCCAAGCATGTATCGCAATGTGAAGCAAAGTCATATTGTGCTGCCTAAGCATAATCACATCGCGGCAATGTCGCTTGTGCTGCCAAATACGACCTTTGAAGAAGGCGCAAATCTAGGACCTCAAAGCCTTGTAGGCGATACCACGCTAAAGGGCTTTGGCTATTATTTTGGCGCGCCCGCAAGGCTGCTAAAAATGCTAGATAAAAATGCATTAAAAGAGCGCGAAGCGCGGTTTTTAAACGAGCATGAAAAGATAGTTTCTACATTTAACGGGGGGGGGGGCAGAAGCAACGAAGCCAAAATAAAGATTTCGCGCCTGTATGCACACACGCATACCGCGCATTTTCTACACACTCGCGCGCGTCTTTCACAAACCCCACGCTCACAAGCTCCGCACACACCGCAATTTTTAAGCGTCCCGCGCGGCTTTGCGCATAAGGGGGCAGCATGA
- a CDS encoding HAD-IIIC family phosphatase — translation MTNTIFSTQLKRAQLLTFKPNSAQKAFRVHIYRNAAFEPIERVLGAFLAASNLRAQCSYSDYDDSLSFANTNAADAQSGISGTNALSADIMLLFIDCARYSIIESSLVAFLQERLSYLSAQAPQVPIIVLLLDESARITPLLESSMPKPKSPSAPIIYMDILAACKQRAKLASALDSINATESSKESSRTIESSSAKTQPHTNTLDTESSANAPFLDTKESITGTRLSNAATLALAQILGLRILPSLLLPNLKAIVCDLDNTLYSGVLGEDGAQNLLLTPAHIALQEQILSLKKQGYLLAIASKNQMQDVANLFRQRRDFPLKLSDFDNVQAHWQSKASSLESIAKAFNIGLDSMLFIDDNIAEIKSIQHTHAHTIHATSVQYTLWQLFLYPRLQRFFSSSEDMLRSSDIAANTAREQLRALSDEEYFRSLEIELTFSVNDFSQTQRIYELLNKTNQFIANYTRPSLSQVQQWLESKDYCVVCIGMKDKLSESGVIGIVVGSINCSLDSYSHKEQSCIEIVDITISCRALGRRLEALFLQQSFALIVKHLTQKATHKSSTQKIARAKKPQEIKEVLVHFQKGERNTPFLHTLENLNNGTLNAHSPIAIPLSLPPTQGISIIIKEQE, via the coding sequence ATGACAAATACTATATTTAGCACGCAGCTAAAGCGAGCGCAGCTACTAACCTTTAAGCCAAATAGCGCGCAAAAGGCTTTTAGAGTGCATATCTATCGCAATGCCGCCTTTGAGCCAATAGAGCGCGTTTTAGGCGCGTTTTTAGCCGCATCAAATTTGCGTGCGCAATGCAGCTATAGCGATTATGATGATTCACTAAGCTTTGCAAATACTAACGCAGCAGACGCGCAAAGTGGCATAAGTGGGACAAATGCTTTAAGCGCGGATATTATGCTGCTTTTCATTGACTGCGCGCGCTATAGCATTATAGAATCTAGCCTTGTGGCATTCTTGCAAGAGCGTCTTAGTTATTTAAGCGCGCAAGCTCCCCAAGTGCCTATCATCGTGCTTTTACTTGATGAAAGTGCGCGCATAACGCCCTTGCTAGAATCTAGCATGCCAAAGCCTAAAAGCCCTAGCGCGCCCATAATTTATATGGATATTTTAGCAGCCTGCAAGCAGCGCGCCAAGCTTGCTAGCGCACTAGATTCTATAAATGCTACAGAATCTAGTAAAGAATCTAGCCGCACCATAGAATCTAGCTCCGCTAAGACACAGCCGCACACAAACACACTTGATACAGAATCTAGCGCAAACGCACCCTTTTTAGATACTAAAGAATCTATCACAGGCACAAGGCTAAGCAATGCCGCTACACTCGCACTCGCGCAAATCTTAGGGCTTAGAATCCTCCCTAGCCTGCTGCTGCCAAACCTTAAAGCCATCGTGTGCGATTTAGATAATACGCTCTATAGCGGCGTTTTGGGCGAAGATGGCGCGCAAAATCTTCTCCTAACCCCAGCGCATATTGCCCTGCAAGAGCAGATTCTATCGCTTAAAAAGCAGGGCTATTTGCTTGCCATTGCCTCTAAAAACCAGATGCAAGATGTAGCAAACCTCTTTAGGCAAAGGCGCGATTTCCCCTTAAAGCTAAGCGATTTTGATAATGTGCAAGCGCACTGGCAGAGCAAGGCTAGCAGCCTAGAATCTATTGCAAAAGCCTTTAATATCGGACTAGATTCTATGCTATTTATCGATGATAATATCGCTGAAATTAAGAGCATACAGCACACGCACGCGCATACTATCCACGCTACAAGTGTGCAATATACGCTCTGGCAGCTCTTTTTATATCCGCGCTTGCAGCGCTTTTTTAGCAGCAGTGAAGATATGCTTCGCTCAAGCGATATCGCTGCAAATACTGCGCGCGAGCAGCTTAGGGCATTGAGCGATGAGGAGTATTTCCGCTCGCTTGAAATTGAGCTTACCTTTAGTGTGAATGACTTTTCCCAAACACAGCGTATCTATGAGCTACTTAATAAAACAAATCAATTTATCGCCAACTACACGCGCCCGAGCCTCTCTCAAGTGCAGCAGTGGCTAGAATCTAAGGACTATTGCGTGGTGTGCATTGGTATGAAAGATAAATTGAGCGAAAGCGGGGTGATAGGCATTGTCGTAGGCTCTATCAATTGCTCTTTGGATAGTTATTCGCACAAAGAGCAATCCTGCATAGAAATTGTTGATATAACTATCAGCTGTCGCGCTTTGGGTCGCCGCCTTGAAGCACTATTCTTACAGCAATCCTTTGCCCTCATTGTCAAACATCTCACACAAAAAGCCACACATAAATCTAGCACGCAAAAAATAGCTCGCGCAAAAAAGCCACAAGAAATAAAAGAAGTCCTCGTGCATTTTCAAAAAGGTGAGCGAAACACGCCATTTTTGCACACTTTAGAGAATCTAAATAATGGCACTTTGAACGCGCATTCGCCCATTGCCATACCTCTTAGCCTACCTCCAACGCAGGGCATTTCTATCATAATAAAGGAGCAAGAATGA
- a CDS encoding MaoC/PaaZ C-terminal domain-containing protein, which produces MPKITRDDLAAFARLSGDYNPVHIDKTYASFFGTNIVYGIYQVFYILEQILQQLPGDSTQNLDSIKMHNLTPARYSLTSLNAEFPNALFVNAPFSLHKLDEQLTGGGA; this is translated from the coding sequence ATGCCAAAGATTACAAGAGATGATTTAGCCGCATTTGCGCGCCTAAGCGGAGACTACAATCCCGTGCATATCGACAAAACATACGCGAGCTTTTTTGGCACAAATATCGTGTATGGAATCTATCAAGTTTTTTATATCTTAGAGCAGATACTCCAGCAACTGCCGGGTGATTCTACGCAAAATTTAGATTCTATAAAAATGCACAATCTTACTCCAGCGCGCTATAGCCTCACCTCCCTCAATGCCGAATTTCCAAACGCGCTTTTTGTCAATGCGCCATTTAGTCTCCACAAGTTAGATGAACAATTAACGGGGGGGGGGGCATAA
- a CDS encoding VOC family protein — translation MPNSAIPTTRAPHYEPLQALPLHHIGVACKSIERELPLFELLGFVYEAEFIDEAQGVKGVFLTSNANTAKNARVELLENLPQSTRLDTYLKHHNKLYHLAFESQNIQADCASILESTPHARKKNQHYGENQAEILLSSDFNGGGGIMKSEQGQSMRETRASATTGTAAKMPTRAKPRLIVPIMESSYFARLCFIMLPNRLLIELVELKK, via the coding sequence ATGCCAAATAGTGCTATACCAACTACGCGCGCGCCACATTATGAGCCGCTGCAAGCACTCCCGCTACACCATATCGGCGTGGCGTGCAAAAGCATTGAGCGCGAGCTGCCTTTATTTGAGCTGCTAGGCTTTGTGTATGAAGCGGAGTTTATCGATGAGGCACAGGGCGTAAAGGGCGTGTTTCTTACCTCAAATGCAAATACTGCTAAAAACGCGCGCGTGGAGTTATTAGAAAATCTCCCCCAAAGCACGCGCCTTGATACCTACCTCAAGCATCACAACAAGCTTTATCATCTTGCTTTTGAAAGCCAAAATATTCAAGCAGATTGCGCAAGTATTTTAGAATCTACGCCCCACGCGCGTAAAAAAAATCAACATTATGGGGAAAATCAAGCAGAGATTCTTTTAAGCAGTGATTTTAACGGGGGGGGGGGCATAATGAAAAGTGAGCAAGGGCAAAGCATGCGTGAAACAAGAGCGAGTGCTACCACAGGCACGGCTGCGAAAATGCCAACGCGCGCCAAGCCTCGCCTTATTGTGCCAATTATGGAATCTAGCTATTTTGCAAGGCTATGCTTTATCATGCTGCCAAACCGCCTGCTTATCGAGCTTGTGGAATTAAAGAAATAA
- a CDS encoding acyl carrier protein — translation MEQQVYEILSNILETPANAQTALSMSSCPAWTSLAHIDIIMSCEETFDIAFGQEDLPTLTSQEALIAKIAELVNAK, via the coding sequence ATTGAACAACAAGTCTATGAGATTTTAAGCAATATCCTAGAAACGCCAGCTAACGCACAAACCGCACTTAGTATGAGCAGCTGCCCTGCTTGGACTTCGCTTGCACATATTGATATTATTATGAGCTGCGAGGAGACATTTGATATAGCCTTTGGGCAAGAAGATTTACCCACGCTCACATCACAAGAAGCGCTTATAGCAAAGATTGCGGAGCTAGTGAATGCCAAATAG